A portion of the Sabethes cyaneus chromosome 3, idSabCyanKW18_F2, whole genome shotgun sequence genome contains these proteins:
- the LOC128740111 gene encoding uncharacterized protein LOC128740111, translating to MCYEDLARTYHHLKGLPVRSYTDAIPGIIIGIVHIRLLTALRTREGRDNEPVATKTRLGWCLFGKSSNNGDAMQQLNLHLVDEVSNRELHQLIKQFFTVEESSVTVKPESEEDRRARRIMEATTRRVDDHYEIGLLWRYDEICFRTVTRWHCGGYKDPVLDAIVREKIMEYEAKGYAHRITSEELSSTDPYKVWYLPLGVVQNPKKPNKLRLIWDAKARVGGTSFNDMLLKGPELLVSLMEVLLCFRQGNIAVVGDIKEMFHQIRIRDDDKQAQRFIFRQSPEIEPQEYVMDVATFGASCSPSLAQFIKNKNASEFAGAFSRAAKAITQNHYVDDLLDSVDTEEEAIQLVNEVKHIHLQAGFEIRNFCSNSVGVLASIGEPLARRQISMNLEKFPESERVLGLIWKPTEDVFTFDINSMKEEIKTLIHSGATPSKRQVLQTVMSLFDPLGLIAHFVVHGKILMQQIWRTGTEWDELITEELWDEWRLWCQCLRRLDEVKVPRCFFKEVGITALKDAEAHLFVDASEMACASVLYLRFMDNGKPRCVLVAAKTKVAPLKPLSIPRLELQAAMIGTRLMDSVLNALDIQITKRFLWTDSTTVLCWFRSDSRRYHQFVAFRVGEILTLSSVDEWHYVPSKKNVADVATKWKDGPSFDPNHPWYNAPEFLYQAQDQWPSEPLQSQAETETELRAVFLFHGTVPYEFLKMSRFSKWNRLLRATAYVLRAVRRFKGEKPVKPDHLTQGELCDAENVI from the coding sequence ATGTGCTATGAGGATTTGGCTCGTACTTATCATCATCTAAAGGGTCTTCCAGTTCGAAGTTACACGGATGCAATTCCGGGTATTATCATCGGAATAGTACATATCCGGCTACTAACTGCCTTGCGAACGCGAGAGGGACGTGATAACGAGCCGGTAGCTACAAAAACACGCTTGGGCTGGTGCCTATTCGGTAAAAGCTCGAACAACGGAGACGCTATGCAGCAGTTGAATCTACATCTCGTTGATGAAGTATCAAACCGTGAACTGCATCAGTTGATAAAGCAATTTTTCACAGTCGAGGAGTCCAGTGTTACCGTGAAGCCGGAGTCAGAAGAAGACCGACGAGCGCGACGAATAATGGAAGCTACAACCCGTCGTGTTGACGACCATTACGAGATAGGGCTACTATGGAGATACGATGAGATATGCTTTCGAACAGTTACCCGATGGCACTGCGGCGGTTACAAGGATCCAGTGTTAGACGCAATAGTGAGGGAGAAGATAATGGAATACGAAGCGAAGGGATATGCTCATCGCATTACGTCGGAAGAGCTGAGCTCTACGGATCCCTATAAAGTCTGGTACTTACCCTTGGGAGTGGTCCAGAACCCAAAGAAACCGAATAAGTTGCGGTTAATATGGGATGCTAAAGCACGAGTAGGAGGAACATCGTTTAACGACATGCTGCTAAAAGGTCCGGAACTCCTTGTATCTCTGATGGAGGTATTGTTGTGCTTCAGACAGGGGAACATTGCGGTAGTAGGTGATATTAAGGAAATGTTCCACCAGATCCGTATACGGGATGACGATAAACAGGCCCAGAGGTTCATATTTCGACAAAGTCCAGAGATAGAACCCCAGGAATACGTTATGGACGTAGCAACCTTCGGGGCATCGTGCTCGCCAAGTCTGGcacaatttataaaaaacaaGAACGCATCGGAGTTTGCTGGAGCCTTTTCGAGGGCGGCGAAAGCTATAACGCAAAACCACTATGTGGATGATCTTCTAGATAGCGTAGACACCGAAGAGGAGGCCATCCAGTTAGTCAACGAAGTAAAGCACATACATCTTCAAGCAGGATTCGAGATTCGCAACTTCTGTTCCAATTCAGTCGGAGTCCTGGCGAGCATTGGAGAACCATTAGCGCGTCGACAAATATCCATGAACCTGGAAAAATTCCCAGAATCAGAGCGAGTCCTTGGATTGATCTGGAAGCCAACGGAGGATGTCTTCACGTTCGACATAAACAGTATGAAGGAGGAGATAAAGACGCTGATTCACAGCGGAGCTACACCTAGTAAACGGCAAGTTCTACAAACGGTAATGTCCTTGTTCGACCCACTGGGGCTGATAGCGCACTTCGTTGTTCATGGGAAAATACTCATGCAACAGATTTGGAGAACCGGAACGGAATGGGACGAGCTCATTACGGAAGAATTGTGGGACGAGTGGAGGCTGTGGTGTCAGTGCCTGCGGCGTTTGGACGAAGTGAAGGTACCTCGTTGCTTCTTCAAAGAGGTAGGCATTACTGCGCTCAAAGATGCGGAAGCTCACCTGTTCGTAGATGCTAGTGAGATGGCTTGTGCATCGGTTCTGTATCTTCGCTTCATGGACAACGGTAAACCCAGATGTGTCCTAGTAGCCGCGAAAACGAAGGTCGCCCCGCTGAAACCACTTTCCATTCCGCGTCTTGAACTTCAAGCGGCAATGATCGGAACAAGGTTGATGGATTCCGTTCTAAACGCTCTAGATATCCAAATTACCAAGCGCTTCTTGTGGACTGATTCGACAACGGTCCTCTGCTGGTTTCGATCTGATAGTCGACGCTACCATCAATTCGTGGCCTTCCGGGTAGGAGAAATCCTCACTTTAAGCAGTGTTGATGAGTGGCATTACGTGCCATCGAAGAAGAACGTCGCTGATGTCGCCACAAAATGGAAAGATGGACCAAGCTTCGACCCGAACCACCCGTGGTACAATGCTCCGGAATTCTTATACCAAGCGCAGGATCAGTGGCCGTCGGAACCGCTCCAGAGTCAGGCGGAAACGGAAACCGAACTACGTGCCGTGTTTCTCTTCCACGGTACAGTGCCTTACGAGTTTTTAAAAATGTCTAGGTTTTCGAAGTGGAATCGTCTGTTGAGAGCTACAGCCTACGTTCTACGAGCCGTGCGGAGATTCAAGGGAGAGAAACCTGTTAAACCGGATCATCTAACACAGGGCGAGCTGTGCGATGCAGAAAACGTAATATAG